One stretch of Leadbetterella byssophila DSM 17132 DNA includes these proteins:
- a CDS encoding NUDIX hydrolase — translation MITTAGLLLIKDQKLLLAYSNNKKAYYLPGGKVDPGETTLEGLCREIKEELNLTLNPEWCTFYSHVQAMAYGEEPPRVMEQDCFLYPEVDGFEASAEIGDLKFFSTEEYAKEQIQVEGVKIIMDQLKRDGKMI, via the coding sequence ATGATCACTACAGCAGGACTCTTACTTATCAAAGACCAGAAGTTGCTTCTGGCCTATAGCAATAACAAAAAAGCTTATTATTTGCCCGGGGGCAAGGTTGATCCGGGTGAGACTACACTTGAAGGTTTATGCAGAGAAATTAAAGAGGAACTGAATTTGACGCTGAATCCGGAATGGTGTACTTTCTATTCTCATGTACAAGCAATGGCCTATGGAGAAGAACCGCCAAGGGTTATGGAGCAAGATTGTTTTCTTTACCCTGAAGTGGATGGCTTTGAAGCGAGTGCAGAGATAGGCGACCTGAAATTCTTTTCAACAGAAGAATATGCTAAAGAGCAGATCCAGGTAGAAGGGGTGAAGATTATCATGGATCAATTGAAACGTGACGGTAAAATGATATGA